The following nucleotide sequence is from Deltaproteobacteria bacterium.
TCTTTCCACAAAAGCCACGATATCATCCCCGTCGGAATCCGGCTCGCACAGCTCAATCAACTCAAAGTGATCTAGAAAAGAGGGTTTGAGCTCCTTCATCTCCAGATACGCCGGGTCGTCCCACCCCCACGAGATGTAGGACACCTCCCATTCAAACTCCTCGATACCGGTCAGCGTTATGGGCCCCTTGATCTGTTTCTTCAAGTACGTCAGGTAGCGCATCGCGTTCCGTTTACTGCGCTTGCAATCGTTGCCCAAAATACCCTTGATTCTTTCGGTCTGCATGTCCATATCAATCTTGCCCTTCAAGGGGGGCACTCAGCGCCTTGACCCGTTTGGAGATGTCCATCACCGTCATCCGCCGGTTGTCGATCCACCACTTGGCCGTTGTTTTTTTCTGCCATTCGGCCATGAAGGCTTCAAACGCCCTGTCCGACATCGCCCTGGCTTCCTCGCTGTCAAAGGCCAGGCTCTTCTGCAGGTAGTCGACCTTGTTGATCAGCTCGGCCCTGATTTTCTCGGCCCAGGAGATCATCTTCTCGGTCCCGGTCAGCGGGGGAAAACCCTTTTCCCGGTTCGTTCTGGAGAGCGTTTCCGTCTGTTTGCTGAAGTACGCCTTTTTGCACTTGTCGCAGTACCAGTCCCTTTTGTCCACCAGAAAGAGGTTTTTCTCGTGGCTTTCGAAAAGCTCTACCGTGAATTTTTTGTGGCAGGTGCGGCACCGAACGTCATAGGTAAATTGATCGATTGTCATAATGATTCGCTCCTATAGCCAATATCAAGGAAAGCCCCTGCCGGGGAATGATGCCGCCCCGGCAATCAAGCAATCTTATTTTAGCCCCCTTATTTTGGATTATAGGTCCGTAATTTTTTTCTCATGAATACGCTCAAGGGGTCCTCTTTGTAGGCACCAAAGGGGCTGGTTCGTGCATAACCCAGCTTCTCATACAGGGCGATAGCCGCGTGCTGGTGGATGCCGGTTTCAAGCCTGGCTTCGGCAATCCCCTCCCTCAGAGCAGCTTTTTCCAGAACATGCATCAACCGCCGGCCCAGGTGTCGGCCCCGGTACGCTTCGGGAACATACAGTCGTTTGATCTCCACGTAACCGCGGCCTGTCCTTTTAAACGATGCAATCGCCAAGGGCCGCTTGCGGTCAAAAGCGGCGATAAAATGGTAGTCCGGCCCGGCCAGATTGGCAACGTCCACGAGGTGGTTGCTCTCGGGCGGGTACAACGATGCCTGATAGGCATCCAACGCCTTGATCATGCGCACAATTTCAGGTGCCCGGGGATCAACCGGCTCAACGGTGATGCGGTCGTCTTGAAACAGTCGTGTCATAACATCCGGAACCTTTTTGGTCTCGACGGATTCCGCTTGCTTGCCCGGCTCCATGCGGAGCGTCAGGGAACGCGCGTGCAGGGCCAGCCGGTCAAATCTCAGGTTCTCTTGCAGATAGCGTGTCGCCCGGGTCGAACCGTAGCGTGCATCACCGACGACCGGGTGGCCGGCAAGTTTCGCATGCCTTCTAATCTGATGGGTGCGACCGGAAAGAATCTCCACTTCCAGCATGGTGTAGTGCTCGCTGCGGTCGATAACCCGGTAGCGCGTTTCACAGGGAAGACGTTTTCCAGGGCCGGCAGGGTTGCTGCGCCCGCCTGCCCTCTTACTCAACGGCCACCGCCAGGTTTTCCATGCACTTTCCGTACCGGGTCCTTCCAGGTTCCCGTGCAGCACGGCTGCGTACACCTTGCTTGCCTCCCGGTTTTCGAACTGTTCGGCATAAAATCGGAACCTGTCCCGCGTTACCGACAACAAAACGACACCGCTGGTTTCCCTGTCCAGGCGATGAACGGGGTGAACGCCGAAATCAGGCTCATATGCGGTTCTCCGCCGAAGCCGGCTGTCGTGGACGACCAGCGCCTTTACCAGGGAGCAAAGATCTTTCCCAGAATCATTGTGCACGGACAAACCGGCGGGCTTATCCACAAAAATCCTTCCGGGGCCGCTTCCCAGCACGGGAATTTCGATACGGCCTTCCATTACGGTGAACATGGACCGGTTTTTATTTGTTCAGCCATCTATCGACCGCCTCCGCGACCCCGCCGTCGTTGTTGGAGGCCACGGTTTGATAGCGACCCTTCAGCGCCCCGGGTGCATTGTTTACCACAAAGCTGTTGGCCGCCCACGCCAACAAATCGCCGTCATTGAAATCATTTCCGACGGCCATGGTGTTTTCCGGCGCTACATTCAGTTCCCCGGCCAGCCAAGCTGCGGTTTTACTTTTGGAAACATCCGCATGAAACACTTCTATCCACGTGGAAAGATGGTCCAGGGGCGATGTTGTTTGGACAACACTCAAGGCCGGCAACGCCTTTCTGACGCTCGTTAGGGCTTGCCCCGATTTGTGTTCAGGCACAACGGCAAGAAATTGGGCTGCCTCCCCAAACCCGTTTTCGTTGCTGCTATTCAACGGCTCTCCGAACGCTCGGTACAGCTCGATGCGGCTTTCGAAATCACGGTTGTTCAGGCTGAAGCGCCTATACCCAAACCGGTGATTGTCCGGAACGGGGTGGTGCAGCATGAAATCAAAATCGGTTTTCCGGAAAAATGCCAGCACACGGGCCACCACGTCCGGCGGAAGGTTGATTTTGTACACCAGATCTCCAGCGGGTTGGGTAATGACGCCGGCGCCGGTGGTAAAAATAACATAATCCACCGGCAGATCCGCACCGGGTGAACAATTAAAGGAAAACAGGGAACGCCCGGTGGCGACGGCGGTTTTAATGCCGCTACGGGTCATTGCTTCAAGGGCTTTCAGGTCCCGCAGGGCAATCGTCCCGTCCGTGCGCAGCAGGGTTCCGTCGAAATCGGTGATGAACAACCCTTTGCCGGTGCCGTCCTCACGCATAACCCTTGCCTCTTTTTTCACCATTAGTGGCTTGGTCTCCGTCTTTTTCGATTGGATCTCCAGGCTCATACGAATCAAATATCGGCGGCAACCCGTCGAAGGACGTCATTTTTTCGATAAGCCGGTCGACGTCCACGAAAGCGGGCAAATGGTTCCGGCATGCGTTCAGTTTGGCCACCACCTTGGGGAGTGTTCTTGCGGCTCCCCTTTCGCGGCCGCTTTCCAAAAGCACGAACAATCCAGCCGACCGGATGAGTGCCTGGAGCATTGTTTTCTGCATTCCCACGGCAGTTTTCCAGGCGGGCTCCAGCCATTCGTGAAACTCGAAAAACAAGGCCCGGTTCCATACCAGTCGTGCAATCTCCAGCG
It contains:
- a CDS encoding GNAT family N-acetyltransferase; its protein translation is MFTVMEGRIEIPVLGSGPGRIFVDKPAGLSVHNDSGKDLCSLVKALVVHDSRLRRRTAYEPDFGVHPVHRLDRETSGVVLLSVTRDRFRFYAEQFENREASKVYAAVLHGNLEGPGTESAWKTWRWPLSKRAGGRSNPAGPGKRLPCETRYRVIDRSEHYTMLEVEILSGRTHQIRRHAKLAGHPVVGDARYGSTRATRYLQENLRFDRLALHARSLTLRMEPGKQAESVETKKVPDVMTRLFQDDRITVEPVDPRAPEIVRMIKALDAYQASLYPPESNHLVDVANLAGPDYHFIAAFDRKRPLAIASFKRTGRGYVEIKRLYVPEAYRGRHLGRRLMHVLEKAALREGIAEARLETGIHQHAAIALYEKLGYARTSPFGAYKEDPLSVFMRKKLRTYNPK
- a CDS encoding Cof-type HAD-IIB family hydrolase; translated protein: MVKKEARVMREDGTGKGLFITDFDGTLLRTDGTIALRDLKALEAMTRSGIKTAVATGRSLFSFNCSPGADLPVDYVIFTTGAGVITQPAGDLVYKINLPPDVVARVLAFFRKTDFDFMLHHPVPDNHRFGYRRFSLNNRDFESRIELYRAFGEPLNSSNENGFGEAAQFLAVVPEHKSGQALTSVRKALPALSVVQTTSPLDHLSTWIEVFHADVSKSKTAAWLAGELNVAPENTMAVGNDFNDGDLLAWAANSFVVNNAPGALKGRYQTVASNNDGGVAEAVDRWLNK
- a CDS encoding DUF309 domain-containing protein; the protein is MRHNEENVLFDPFNDRLCRDVRNALSEGFVDALNAGDIRPVNDAVHQLAPQELPPHVRVYIEDRAGRYAEVLEQVAAKGLSLDDTLEIARLVWNRALFFEFHEWLEPAWKTAVGMQKTMLQALIRSAGLFVLLESGRERGAARTLPKVVAKLNACRNHLPAFVDVDRLIEKMTSFDGLPPIFDSYEPGDPIEKDGDQATNGEKRGKGYA